One genomic region from Hirundo rustica isolate bHirRus1 chromosome 5, bHirRus1.pri.v3, whole genome shotgun sequence encodes:
- the LOC120753504 gene encoding toll-like receptor 2 type-1, whose translation MRRLKHSTQYTSKMSIQAKPKSRTTYTGQVLTLYMVLATNLSKQQGLKQACPSCDASQICNCSFMGLDFIPPGLTAEITVLNLAHNRIKHIQSQDLKQAVNLRALLLQSNKISSIEEDSFQSLAKLELLDLSNNSLVHLSPLWFGHLFSLQHLHLQGNSYRDLGQSSPFSGLRNLTSLRLGNPQFSVIRQGNFEGIELLHKLWIDASNLSQYEQGSLKSIKVINHMIINLRNSNVFSEIVRDILHSVTLLEVVEIKFPVKIKSLVENSTPPFRIQKLMLKEAFFTDQTISRAIVSLKAITSLKEVEAIDCVLQGQGLWNTEEIARSGKSFVETVTIIRVIIQNFHLFIDLQGMEPQVNELKRLTIASSNVFMVPCNLARNFLSLLYLDFHDNLLVNNRLNETICEGSWPALQTLNLSQNSLKSLEQTALYTSRLPKLNNLDISQNNFGEIPDGCEWPKALKYLNLSSTQIPKVTMCIPETLEVLDVSGNNLKEFGLELPMLKELYLSRNQLKTLPGAAPFPNLVALSVRRNKLNSFSKQEFESFKRMELLDASDNNFICSCEFLSFIHHEAGIARVLVGWPDKYVCDSPLAVRGAQVGAVHLSLMECHRSLVVSLICVLVFLVVLVLVAVGYKYHVVWYLRMTWAWLQAKRKPKRAPPKDVCYDAFVSYSENDSDWVENTMVQELEQACPPFRLCLHKRDFVPGKWIVDNIIDSIEKSHKTLFVLSERFVQSEWCKYELDFSHFRLFDENNDAAILILLEPIQSKAIPKRFCKLRKIMNTKTYLEWPAGEEQQQVFWENLKEALKS comes from the coding sequence CAAAATGTCCATTCAAGCAAAACCCAAATCAAGAACTACATACACCGGGCAAGTGTTGACCCTCTACATGGTCTTAGCTACAAACCTCTCCAAGCAGCAAGGGCTGAAGCAGGCTTGTCCTTCATGTGATGCCAGTCAGATTTGCAACTGCTCCTTCATGGGCTTGGACTTCATTCCCCCGGGACTCACGGCTGAAATCACAGTGTTAAACCTAGCCCACAACAGGATAAAGCACATCCAATCCCAGGACCTGAAGCAGGCTGTGAACCTgagagccctgctgctgcagtccaACAAAATCAGCTCCATAGAAGAGGACTCGTTTCAGTCCCTGGCAAAACTGGAGCTCTTGGACTTATCAAATAACAGCTTGGTTCACTTGTCCCCTCTGTGGTTTGGGCACCTTTTctcactccagcacctccaccTTCAAGGCAATTCCTACAGAGACCTGGGGCAGAGCTCCCCCTTTTCTGGCCTGAGGAACCTGACCTCTCTCCGCCTGGGCAACCCGCAGTTCTCTGTGATAAGGCAAGGGAACTTTGAAGGCATTGAGCTTCTGCACAAGTTGTGGATTGATGCTAGCAATCTCAGTCAGTATGAGCAGGGAAGTTTGAAATCAATTAAGGTGATAAATCACATGATCATAAACCTAAGAAATAGTAATGTATTCTCAGAAATTGTTAGGGACATTCTGCACTCTGTCACTTTGCTGGAAGTGGTAGAAATCAAATTTCcggttaaaataaaaagcttggTGGAGAATTCTACACCCCCTTTTAGGATACAAAAGCTTATGTTGAAAGAAGCTTTCTTCACAGATCAAACTATTAGCCGAGCAATAGTGTCGCTGAAGGCAATCACCTCTTTAAAAGAGGTAGAGGCAATCGACTGTGTACTACAGGGACAGGGATTATGGAACACTGAAGAAATTGCAAGGAGTGGGAAAAGTTTTGTTGAAACGGTAACGATAATAAGGGTAATAATTcagaattttcatttgtttattgaTCTGCAAGGTATGGAGCCACAAGTAAATGAACTAAAAAGACTCACTATTGCAAGCTCTAATGTTTTCATGGTACCATGCAACCTTGCAAGAAATTTTTTATCACTTCTGTATCTGGACTTTCATGATAATTTGCTTGTAAATAATCGTTTAAATGAGACAATCTGTGAAGGTTCCTGGCCTGCATTGCAAACTTTAAATCTAAGTCAGAATTCTCTAAAATCTTTGGAACAGACTGCACTTTATACATCTCGTCTACCCAAACTGAATAATCTTGACATTagccaaaataattttggtgaGATTCCAGATGGGTGTGAATGGCCAAAAGCcctgaaatatttaaacctCTCCAGCACTCAAATTCCTAAAGTAACAATGTGCATTCCTGAAACGTTGGAAGTTTTGGATGTTAGTGGAAACAACCTGAAGGAGTTTGGACTGGAGCTGCCCATGCTGAAAGAGCTGTACCTCTCAAGAAACCAGCTGAAGACCCTGCCGGGTGCCGCACCTTTCCCAAACTTAGTGGCCTTGTCCGTCAGAAGAAACAAGCTGAACAGTTTCTCCAAGCAGGAGTTTGAGTCCTTCAAGAGaatggagctgctggatgccaGTGACAACAACTTCATCTGCTCCTGTGAGTTCCTCTCCTTCATCCACCACGAAGCCGGGATAGCCCGGGTGCTGGTGGGGTGGCCGGACAAGTACGTGTGTGACTCTCCGCTGGCGGTGAGAGGGGCGCAGGTTGGCGCCGTGCACCTCTCCCTGATGGAGTGCCACAGGTCCCTGGTGGTGTCGCTGATCTGTGTCCTGGTGTTCCTGGTCGTCCTGGTGCTGGTGGCAGTCGGCTACAAGTACCACGTGGTCTGGTACCTGCGGATGACGTGGGCATGGCTGCAAGCCAAGCGGAAGCCCAAGCGCGCCCCGCCGAAGGACGTGTGCTACGACGCTTTTGTCTCCTACAGCGAGAACGACTCCGACTGGGTGGAGAACACCAtggtgcaggagctggagcaggccTGCCCTCCCTTCCGGCTCTGCCTGCACAAGCGGGACTTTGTGCCTGGGAAATGGATTGTGGACAACATCATCGACTCCATTGAGAAGAGCCACAAAACGCTCTTTGTGCTGTCCGAGCGCTTTGTGCAGAGCGAGTGGTGCAAGTACGAGCTGGACTTCTCGCACTTCCGCCTCTTTGATGAGAACAACGATGCGGCGATTCTCATCCTCCTGGAGCCCATCCAGAGCAAAGCGATTCCCAAGAGGTTCTGCAAGCTGCGGAAGATCATGAACACAAAGACTTACCTGGAGTGGCCTGCTggtgaagagcagcagcaggtgttTTGGGAAAACTTGAAAGAAGCCTTAAAGTCATAG